A part of Chiloscyllium plagiosum isolate BGI_BamShark_2017 unplaced genomic scaffold, ASM401019v2 scaf_3286, whole genome shotgun sequence genomic DNA contains:
- the LOC122547079 gene encoding LOW QUALITY PROTEIN: uncharacterized protein LOC122547079 (The sequence of the model RefSeq protein was modified relative to this genomic sequence to represent the inferred CDS: inserted 2 bases in 1 codon; deleted 1 base in 1 codon; substituted 3 bases at 3 genomic stop codons), whose product MTSSRVQLVGFSGKPENLPLTSPLIQSVAGQTFRHRYIPSPACPVNLMGRDLLVRCGASVLCGPDGPVVTFPNVYSVKCSMTMIHSGSQMMLSADTPLTAEGQWADIYWGLLEPESRQNNGIQSLYNQWRPWVQMLHPYAPPADPLHVSLYYDTDDNEIYQHAFYQHLEGTQRDISSSCILLGKEGVVGVVDLTAEQLEWYEMSEEAIPHVTLAVHAEYQAKDLGPMSKRLMALTDWIWTQLPGLQYSPSEEAYRIMYRTTDKVLLEHRQIVKFYGREKTDHPQAAAMLDTLPDTLWSAGSTDVAHCKHVTTMTFNLIDHTPIWRRQYSHKPKAEAGIADTIEGLLAAGVLELSRSPWNTPILPAEKQNTGKYRMAHDLRRINSIVSTPTVPVPNPYTALSVLTPDHKWFSCIDLANAFFCLPLADHSRDIFSFTYKGQQLRYTRVPQGFILXPGVFNQVLKQHLKHLTLPKGVALIQYVDDILLVAPDHVSCLAATKSLLIHLYNVSFKVSRAKLQYCRQTVSFLGRVISAKGTDVSPSHRSFILHHTKLVTVKDVLSFLALVGYSRQFVASYGELTFPLRAMVNEQGMINLSAHLQWTTVADECFISHKQALTRVADLAVPDYKXPFFLDISEKLHTINGVLFQKKGRGRQVLMYISVXSIEDRHTPCTRHAAMVANILQKVAHRVMGHSLTILTTHSIVAYVNSTAFTMTSLRQTRVEKILNAPHITITHEGINMADNMGEGEPHMCEERVQRDVNVRADLRAKPLVDPEEVLFTDGCCYRHPTEGLKAGYAVVRQTSEGFEEVLTGKVTGKESALLAERQAMIAALEWSQGKRVNIYTDSAYVARAIQVELSQWIRAGFLTAAKKKTIKHEKDVKRLAEALMKTAEVAVVKCRGHNKTDTTVGKGNQEADLAANKAAGYAPQECRTCTENNVRPAVKPHEGKFPLPRMSIQEIVIDYTDMIERVKGYRYLLVAVHAYTDWPEAIPAKKEDATTVIKFWINQYIPMHGFPRRVRSDNGTHFKNKDLQEVEAALELKNAFGTVYHPQSQGKVXRLNQSIKGKIEKVCAQTKLSWVEARPLDLLSIRSSVSSIRGFTPYELTTGQQFPGPGAGLQTLEGGEASLSYKPYYDQLTALVSAFSKQVGSEKGALLSQPPSTMDWVLLKVMKRKWSEPRSLLNRVIITAIEGKAPPPYQMSQLEMETMALARKDDYASETDNDVKN is encoded by the exons ATGACATCCTCCAGAGTCCAGTTAGTAGGGTTCTCgggtaaaccagaaaatctgcctttgacatcgccaCTGATCCAATCAGTGGCCGGACAGACCTTCCGTCACCGGTATATTCCATCACCTGCATGCCCTGTCAATCTGATGGGCCGCGACTTGCTGGTGAGATGCGGGGCCTCGGTTCTGTGCGGACCAGACGGACCGGTAGTGACCTTTCCCAATGTCTATTCTGTCAAATGTTCCatgacaatgattcactctggatcccaaatgatgCTATCAGCGGACACACCACTAACGGCAGAAGGGCAGTGGGCAGATATATACTGGGGACTCCTAGAACCCGAAAGCAGGCAGAACAACGGCATACAGTCTTTATACAACCAATGGCGACCCTGGGTTCAGATGCTGCATccctatgctcctcctgcagatcccCTCCATGTTTCCCTATATTATGATACAGATGACAACGAAATCTATCAGCATGCATTCTATCAGCACCTGGAAGGAACTCAAAGAGATATTTCCTCCAGTTGCATTCTGCTAGGGAAAGAAGGTGTGGTGGGTGTTGTTGACCTaactgcagaacagttggaatggtatgagatgtctgaagaagctATACCTCATGTCACATTGGCCGTGCATGCTGAATATCAGGCCAAGGATCTGGGGCCTATGTCCAAACGCTTGATGGCGCTAACTGATTGGATTTGGACTCAGCTACCCGGtttacaatattcaccatcagaggaagcTTATAGAATTATGTACAGGACAACTGACAAGGTACTGCTGGAACATAGGCAGATTGTAAAGTTTTACGGCAGGGAAAAAACAGACCATCCACAGGCTGCAGCGATGCTTGACACTCTACCAGATACCTTGTGGTCAGCAGGTTCAACGGACGTTGCTCACTGCAAACACGTCACAACAATGACATTCAATTTAATAGACCACACTCCGATTTGGCGGAGACAATACTCACACAAACCAAAGGCTGAAGCCGGCATTGCCGACACAATTGAAGGATTGTTAGCAGCAGGGGTGTTAGAACTCTCCCGGTCACCCTGGAACACTCCTATCTTACCTGCAGAGAAGCAGAAtacaggtaaatataggatggcgcATGATCTTAGACGGATCAATAGTATTGTCTCTactccaacagttccagttccaaacccATACACTGCGCtgtctgtgctgacccctgaccataaGTGGTTCTCGTGCATTGATCTGGCCAATGCGTTCTTCTGTTTGCCTCTAGCTGATCATTCGAGGGACATTTTCTCGTTTACCTACAAAGGCCAACAACTACGTTATACAAGGGTCCCTCAAGGGTTCATTTTGTAGCCAGGGGTGTttaatcaggtactgaaacagcacCTGAAGCACCTGACACTCCCAAAGGGGGTGGcattgatccagtatgtggatgacattcttCTGGTGGCACCCGACCATGTTTCTTGTCTGGCAGCCACAAAGTCGTTGCTGATTCACCTGTATAACGTCAGTTTTAAAGTCTCAAGGGCTAAATTGCAATATTGCAGACAAACGGTGTCTTTTCTGGGTAGAGTTATTTCCGCTAAAGGAACAGATGTGTCTCCATCCCACAGATCCTTCATTCTGCATCATACCAAACTAGTCACTGTAAAAGACGTGCTCTCATTTCTTGCGTTGGTAGGATACAGTAGACAATTCGTTGCATCATATGGGGAGCTCACTTTCCCTCTAAGggccatggtaaatgagcaaGGCATGATAAATTTGTCGGCCCATTTGCAGTGGACCACGGTGGCAGACGAATGTTTCATATCTCACAAACAGGCCCTAACGCGGGTTGCTGATTTAGCGGTCCCGGATTACAAATAGCCATTTTTCctcgatatttctgaaaaattacacacaataaatggtgttctttttcagaaaaaagggagaggcaggcaggtgctAATGTATATAAGTGT ATCAATAGAGGACAGACACACTccatgtacaagacatgcagcaATGGTGGCAAACATTCTCCAAAAGGTAGCACATAGAGTCATGGGCCATTCACTAACGATACTGACGACACACAGTATAGTGGCCTATGTGAACTCGACAGCCTTCACAATGACGTCACTGCGGCAAACCAGGGTT GAGAAAATCCTGAATGCACCACATATAACTATCACACACGAAGGAATCAACATGGCTGACAACATGGGAGAAGGAGAACCACACATGTGcgaggaaagggtacagagagacGTTAACGTTAGGGCAGACTTACGGGCAAAACCACTAGTAGACCCAGAAGAAGTGTTGTTCACAGATGGTTGCTGTTACAGACATCCAACTGAAGGACTTAAAGCAGGCTATGCAGTGGTGCGACAgacaagtgagggatttgaggaagtgttgacaggaaaagtgacaggCAAAGAATCAGCCCTGTTGGCTGAACGACAGGCAATGATTGCTGCTTTAGAATGGTCACAGGGAAAAAGAGTGAACATCTACACCGACTCTGCATATGTGGCCAGGGCTATACAGGTAGAACTCAGTCAATGGATCAGAGCAGGATTCTTaacagctgcaaaaaaaaaaacaattaaacatgaaaaagatgTGAAAAGATTAGCGGAGGCCCTCATGAAAACTGCAGAAGTGGCAGTGGTCAAGTGTAGAGGACATAACAAAACTGATACAACAGTAGGTAAGGGCAATCAGGAAGCAGACTTAGCAGCAAACAAAGCAGCAGGATATGCACCCCA GGAATGTAGAACGTGTACAGAAAACAATGTGAGACCAGCAGTGAAACCACACGAGGGCAAATTCCCTCTCCCAAGAATGTCAATTCAGGAAATAGTGATCGACTACACTGACATGATAGAGAGAGTCAAAGGATACCGGTACCTTTTGGTAGCAGTGCATGCATACACTGATTGGCCAGAAGCGATACCTGCAAAAAAGGAAGACGCAACAACAGTGATCAAATTCTGGATAAACCAATACATTCCAATGCATGGGTTTCCAAGGAgagtcaggtcagataatggtacacatttcaagaacaaagacctgcaagaagttgaagcagctttagAACTGAAAAATGCGTTTGGAACAGTGTATcatcctcagtcacagggaaaagtttaaagattgaatcagtccataaaaggGAAAATAGAAAAAGTATGTGCCCAAACAAAGTTAAGTTGGGTGGAGGCCCGACCCTTAGATTTACTGTCCATTAGAAGTTCAGTAAGCTCCATCAGAGGATTTACCCCGTACGAGCTTacaacagggcagcagttcccAGGACCGGGAGCCGGATTACAGACCTTAGAGGGAGGGGAAGCCTCCCTAAGCTACAAACCTTACTATGACcaactaacagctttggtgtcagctttctccaaacaggttggatcCGAAAAGGGGGCTTTACTGAGCCAGCCGCCATCAACCATGGATTGGGTCCTGTTGAAAGTGATGAAACGGAAATGGTCGGAGCCACG